In Methanosarcina barkeri MS, a single window of DNA contains:
- a CDS encoding 30S ribosomal protein S3ae, with translation MARKKVQRKLDGWKSKEWYNIEAPAYLNRAIVGNTMAGDPSLLVGRNIETTVGELTNDMTKNNTKVILRINNVVGDVATTDLMGHELTTDYIRSIVKRQTSRIDANIDVKTKDGYVIRVKPTCFTIKRARSSQIKAIREMMVNIVAKRASEADFETFMQEAILGRLSAAIYRQAKFIYPLRRVEIRKTQVEAAPAPATSAAPEPAAA, from the coding sequence TTGGCAAGAAAGAAAGTACAGAGAAAGCTTGACGGATGGAAATCCAAGGAATGGTATAATATTGAAGCTCCTGCTTACTTAAATAGAGCTATTGTCGGTAACACTATGGCAGGAGATCCTTCTCTTCTTGTAGGACGCAATATTGAAACCACTGTTGGGGAACTTACCAACGATATGACCAAGAATAACACTAAGGTCATCCTCAGGATCAATAATGTCGTAGGAGACGTCGCAACTACCGACCTCATGGGCCACGAACTTACAACCGACTATATCCGCTCAATCGTGAAGAGGCAGACCTCCAGGATTGATGCGAATATCGACGTTAAAACCAAAGACGGCTATGTCATCCGTGTAAAGCCTACCTGCTTCACCATCAAAAGAGCACGTTCAAGTCAGATCAAAGCCATCAGGGAAATGATGGTCAACATCGTCGCAAAGCGTGCATCAGAAGCCGATTTCGAGACCTTTATGCAGGAAGCAATCCTTGGCAGGCTCTCAGCAGCCATTTACAGACAGGCCAAGTTCATCTACCCGCTCCGCAGGGTCGAAATCCGCAAAACCCAGGTTGAAGCAGCACCTGCACCTGCTACATCCGCTGCACCCGAACCTGCAGCAGCGTAA
- a CDS encoding nucleotidyltransferase family protein codes for MDVNQIRLLILERKDEIKEKFKAEVLGVFGSYARGEEKKESDIDVLVRFGEGATLLHLVGLGYYLEDLFGVPVDVVSERALHPMMKDDVLKELVPV; via the coding sequence ATGGATGTTAACCAGATCCGGCTCCTTATCTTAGAAAGAAAGGACGAAATAAAAGAAAAGTTCAAAGCTGAAGTCCTGGGCGTTTTCGGCTCATACGCACGTGGCGAAGAAAAAAAAGAAAGTGATATTGACGTCCTTGTGAGGTTTGGAGAAGGAGCTACCCTCTTACACCTTGTGGGACTTGGATATTATCTTGAGGACTTATTTGGAGTTCCAGTTGATGTTGTTTCAGAAAGGGCTCTCCACCCGATGATGAAAGATGACGTGTTAAAAGAGCTGGTACCGGTATGA
- a CDS encoding HepT-like ribonuclease domain-containing protein: MSAAVAIQDFTEGMDRETFLNDEKTKSAVVRQLEIIGEAAKAIPADIKALAPDIDWRNISGMRDRIIHAYFNVDYNLVWDTIVSDIPVLESRIEMLVNELKNS; encoded by the coding sequence ATGTCCGCCGCTGTAGCTATACAAGATTTCACTGAGGGAATGGACAGAGAAACTTTTCTGAATGATGAGAAAACAAAAAGTGCAGTTGTCCGCCAGTTAGAAATAATAGGTGAAGCTGCAAAAGCTATTCCTGCAGATATAAAGGCTTTAGCTCCTGATATAGATTGGAGAAATATATCAGGTATGAGAGATCGAATAATACACGCTTATTTTAATGTTGATTATAACCTTGTCTGGGATACCATAGTAAGTGATATTCCAGTGCTTGAGAGCAGAATTGAAATGCTAGTTAACGAGTTAAAAAATAGCTGA
- a CDS encoding MBL fold metallo-hydrolase, with amino-acid sequence MKLTVLVDNNTLIDRYFFAEPGLSFLLEDSGIRVLFDTGYSDIFLTNARKMGLSLLDLDYLVLSHGHLDHTWGLEPLIRLFTEAGIEKLPSRSPVLVAHPLVFESKKTEEIGEIGSLFTPKKLSEHFRLQLSSTPLWLSEKLVFLGEIPRNFTFEVEAAVGYVQDSEGNKIPDLIPDDTALVYRAEAGLVIITGCSHSGICNITKYAKEVCGDSRVLDIIGGFHLLEPSEERMHGTIEYLKKLDPGCVHACHCTDLNSKIELSKVCRLKEVGVGLQIEYF; translated from the coding sequence ATGAAACTCACTGTCCTTGTTGATAACAACACCCTTATTGACAGGTATTTCTTTGCCGAGCCCGGTTTGTCTTTTCTGCTGGAGGATTCCGGCATACGAGTTCTTTTTGATACCGGGTATTCGGATATCTTCCTCACAAATGCCCGGAAAATGGGGCTTTCACTTCTGGACCTTGACTATCTGGTACTCTCCCACGGACACCTGGACCACACCTGGGGACTCGAACCTCTGATACGTTTATTCACGGAAGCAGGGATAGAAAAGCTTCCCAGCAGATCTCCGGTTCTCGTTGCCCATCCCCTGGTCTTCGAAAGCAAAAAAACTGAAGAGATAGGGGAAATCGGAAGTTTGTTCACTCCCAAAAAGCTTTCAGAACACTTCAGGCTACAGCTCTCAAGTACTCCCCTCTGGCTGAGTGAGAAGCTCGTTTTCCTTGGGGAAATCCCCAGGAACTTCACTTTTGAGGTAGAGGCAGCTGTCGGATATGTGCAGGACAGCGAGGGGAACAAAATTCCCGACCTTATTCCGGATGACACGGCACTCGTATACAGGGCAGAAGCAGGGCTCGTAATTATCACGGGCTGTTCCCACTCCGGGATCTGCAATATTACCAAATATGCAAAAGAAGTATGTGGAGACAGCAGGGTCCTTGATATAATAGGTGGCTTTCATCTTCTGGAACCCTCAGAAGAACGGATGCATGGGACTATTGAATACCTTAAAAAACTTGACCCTGGCTGCGTGCATGCCTGCCACTGTACGGACTTAAACTCAAAAATCGAACTTTCAAAGGTTTGCAGGCTTAAAGAAGTTGGAGTTGGCCTGCAAATTGAATATTTTTAA
- a CDS encoding type I restriction-modification system subunit M, translating to MNKMTLSELEQSLWGAANILRGPVDASDFKSYIFPVLFFKRISDVYDEEYKEALEESEGDEEYAGLSEFHDFNIPEKAHWKDILETTQNVGQALQYAFREIEKSNPDQLYGIFGDVNWTNKDRLSDELLINLIQHFNSLVLSKSNVEPDMLGQAYEYLIKKFADLTNRKAGEFYTPRPIVHLMGSILKPQEGETIYDPACGSGGMLLESYHYVKSNGGDARTLKLYGQEKNLTTSSISRINLFIHAVQSFQIIRGDTLREPAFLEGDRLAQFDIVIANPPFSLKKWGYENWSQDPYGRNIVGTPPKSNGDYAWVQHMIASMDPETGRMAIVLPHGALFRQGAEGKIRKALIEMDLLEAVIGLGPNLFYGTGISACILVFRSKKTNERKNRVLFIDASEQYQKGRSQNIFLPENAETVLKWYENYGDIENISQVVELSEIQKNEFNLNIPLYVKKIHEVEKIDLKVTLEQLKKDYKAFLESEEKMKRLLKEVNVL from the coding sequence ATGAACAAAATGACCCTTTCAGAATTAGAGCAGTCACTCTGGGGTGCCGCCAATATATTGCGAGGCCCTGTCGATGCTTCTGATTTTAAATCATATATATTTCCCGTACTTTTTTTCAAAAGAATCTCTGATGTTTATGATGAAGAATATAAAGAAGCTCTTGAAGAATCAGAAGGTGACGAAGAATACGCTGGATTAAGCGAATTTCACGACTTCAACATCCCTGAAAAAGCTCACTGGAAAGATATCCTGGAAACAACCCAGAATGTTGGTCAAGCTCTTCAATACGCCTTCAGAGAAATCGAAAAATCAAATCCTGATCAGCTTTACGGCATATTTGGAGATGTGAACTGGACAAACAAAGACAGATTATCCGATGAGCTCTTGATTAACCTTATCCAACACTTTAACTCTCTCGTACTTTCAAAATCCAATGTAGAACCTGACATGCTTGGCCAAGCTTATGAATACCTTATTAAAAAATTTGCAGACCTTACGAACAGAAAAGCAGGCGAGTTCTATACACCAAGGCCGATAGTCCATTTAATGGGCAGTATTCTGAAACCCCAGGAGGGAGAAACAATTTACGATCCTGCATGCGGTTCAGGCGGTATGCTTCTCGAGTCCTATCATTATGTTAAAAGTAATGGAGGAGATGCAAGAACACTAAAACTGTACGGCCAGGAAAAAAACCTGACAACCTCTTCAATTTCAAGAATCAATTTATTTATCCATGCAGTACAGAGCTTCCAGATAATTCGAGGCGATACATTAAGAGAGCCTGCTTTTCTTGAGGGTGATAGGCTTGCTCAATTTGATATCGTAATTGCAAATCCTCCATTTTCACTGAAAAAGTGGGGGTATGAAAACTGGTCGCAAGATCCATACGGCAGAAATATTGTAGGCACTCCACCCAAAAGTAACGGAGACTATGCCTGGGTCCAGCACATGATTGCTTCAATGGATCCTGAAACCGGAAGAATGGCAATTGTGCTGCCTCATGGGGCTCTCTTCAGGCAGGGAGCCGAAGGAAAAATCAGAAAAGCACTGATTGAAATGGACCTGCTGGAGGCTGTTATCGGGCTTGGTCCAAACCTGTTTTACGGAACCGGAATTAGTGCCTGTATTCTCGTTTTCCGCTCAAAGAAAACCAATGAAAGAAAGAACAGGGTACTTTTCATCGATGCATCTGAACAGTACCAGAAAGGCAGAAGCCAGAACATTTTCCTGCCAGAGAATGCGGAAACCGTACTTAAGTGGTATGAGAATTATGGAGATATTGAAAATATATCTCAGGTAGTTGAGCTTTCAGAAATTCAGAAAAACGAATTCAACCTTAATATTCCACTCTATGTCAAAAAAATCCATGAAGTAGAAAAGATTGACCTGAAAGTCACCCTTGAACAGCTAAAAAAGGATTACAAAGCTTTTCTGGAGTCCGAAGAAAAAATGAAGCGGTTACTTAAAGAAGTGAATGTTCTATGA